Proteins found in one Limnobaculum xujianqingii genomic segment:
- the ubiA gene encoding 4-hydroxybenzoate octaprenyltransferase, whose protein sequence is MTEGKWLAYCRLMRINKPIGALLLLWPTLWALWLAGKETPNVYILLIFIIGVFLMRAAGCVINDFADRHFDGHVERTRNRPLPSGAVTEKESKVLFLSLVTISFLLVLTLNRLTILLSVAAVILAWIYPFMKRFTHLPQVILGMAFGWSIPMAYAAVSDALPLSCWLLLLANIFWTVAYDTQYAMVDRNDDLKIGIKSTAILFGRHDKLIIGLLQLGTVLILCLIGYLNNLSSLFYWSLLLASALFVYQQNLIYQRERDKCFRAFMNNNCVGFVIFLGFLMSISLS, encoded by the coding sequence GTGACTGAAGGCAAATGGCTGGCTTACTGCCGTTTGATGCGTATCAATAAACCCATCGGGGCCCTGTTGTTACTTTGGCCTACGCTTTGGGCACTCTGGCTTGCAGGGAAGGAAACGCCGAACGTTTATATTCTGCTTATCTTTATCATCGGCGTATTTCTGATGCGAGCGGCTGGATGCGTGATTAATGATTTTGCCGATCGTCATTTTGACGGACATGTTGAACGTACTCGTAATCGTCCGTTACCAAGCGGAGCAGTGACAGAGAAAGAGAGTAAAGTGCTGTTTTTGTCGCTGGTGACCATCTCTTTCTTATTAGTTTTAACGCTCAACCGGTTGACGATTCTACTTTCTGTTGCTGCAGTGATCCTCGCATGGATCTATCCCTTTATGAAACGGTTTACCCATTTACCTCAGGTTATTTTGGGTATGGCATTTGGCTGGTCAATACCGATGGCTTATGCTGCCGTTAGTGATGCATTACCGCTTAGTTGCTGGTTGTTATTATTAGCCAATATATTCTGGACTGTTGCATATGATACGCAATATGCCATGGTTGATCGTAATGATGATTTAAAAATCGGAATTAAATCAACCGCTATTCTTTTTGGTCGCCATGACAAACTGATTATTGGCTTACTACAATTAGGTACGGTACTAATATTATGCCTGATAGGCTATTTAAATAATCTAAGTTCTCTTTTTTACTGGTCTTTATTATTAGCCAGTGCATTATTCGTTTATCAACAAAACCTTATTTATCAAAGAGAAAGAGATAAGTGTTTTCGGGCGTTTATGAATAACAATTGTGTTGGATTTGTTATTTTTCTTGGTTTCTTGATGAGTATCTCCTTATCTTAA
- a CDS encoding tryptophan 7-halogenase: MLNLRTPKRIVILGGGTAGWFAALTLRRIFSANVEVRVIESSQIGIVGVGEGGLLNIYDALQRNQIDIKEFMAETDATFKWGFSYEGWRTGKADDKFYHLFTSARGEGAQWVEGGFLPYYSALINQGVPLESWIRGYQLIKNNASMEEAIKAVDEDRTDLVTSFHFDSYKIAKYMKKVALSRGVVHEDVLVKDFVRNEEGLVTKLITEKGEVELDFLIDSSGLTRQVMAKMPGARWQTFKDYLLMDSAIPFYMPHPNKNPMLITRAITMDAGWMWQIPLSTRVGAGYVFSSKHKSEADAIDEIQKYLGFEIEPHKTIRFDPGCYEQVWIKNVMSLGLSSGFVEPLEATSIGQMIEQLRNFERVLVSSQGIISENSIREYNEANLASWHGIRDFLRMHYDCTRNDTPLWQEVNKSPMTERYAEFRKCIKERTPHMIDVENYAINGWGGIFHPVNWMSVAVPLGLVPVSAAGMDLLWLSKDKQQKALDFVQRVKEKGW, from the coding sequence ATGTTAAATTTGAGAACGCCAAAGCGCATCGTTATTCTCGGTGGCGGAACAGCAGGATGGTTTGCCGCACTGACATTACGTCGTATTTTTAGTGCTAATGTGGAAGTTCGGGTTATTGAATCCAGCCAGATTGGCATTGTGGGTGTAGGTGAAGGCGGATTGCTGAATATTTATGACGCTCTGCAACGTAACCAGATCGACATAAAAGAATTTATGGCAGAAACCGATGCTACTTTTAAGTGGGGCTTCAGCTATGAAGGTTGGCGTACGGGTAAAGCTGACGACAAGTTCTACCATCTGTTTACTTCTGCCCGAGGTGAAGGTGCACAATGGGTTGAAGGTGGTTTCCTGCCGTATTACTCTGCATTAATTAATCAGGGCGTACCGCTAGAGTCATGGATTCGCGGTTACCAGTTGATTAAAAATAATGCTTCAATGGAAGAAGCGATTAAGGCTGTAGACGAAGATCGTACTGACCTGGTGACCTCTTTCCACTTTGACAGCTACAAAATTGCCAAGTACATGAAAAAAGTGGCACTGTCTCGTGGTGTGGTACATGAAGATGTGCTGGTTAAAGATTTCGTTCGTAATGAAGAAGGGTTGGTTACTAAACTAATTACTGAGAAAGGTGAAGTTGAGCTCGACTTCCTGATTGACTCCAGCGGCCTGACCCGTCAGGTAATGGCGAAGATGCCTGGTGCTCGTTGGCAGACGTTTAAAGACTATCTGTTGATGGATAGCGCTATTCCATTCTATATGCCTCATCCGAATAAAAACCCAATGCTAATTACTCGTGCAATCACGATGGATGCGGGTTGGATGTGGCAGATTCCCCTGTCTACTCGTGTTGGTGCTGGTTATGTATTCAGTAGCAAACATAAGAGCGAAGCCGATGCCATTGATGAGATTCAGAAGTATCTCGGATTTGAAATTGAACCTCATAAAACCATTCGTTTTGATCCAGGCTGCTATGAGCAAGTGTGGATTAAGAACGTTATGTCTCTGGGCCTCTCTTCCGGCTTCGTTGAGCCGCTGGAAGCAACCTCAATTGGTCAGATGATCGAACAGCTACGTAACTTTGAGCGCGTGCTGGTATCGAGTCAGGGCATCATCTCTGAAAACAGTATTCGTGAATATAACGAAGCGAACCTGGCGTCATGGCACGGAATTCGTGACTTCCTGCGTATGCACTATGACTGTACTCGTAACGACACTCCACTGTGGCAAGAAGTGAATAAATCGCCAATGACAGAGCGTTATGCTGAGTTCAGAAAATGTATTAAAGAACGTACTCCTCATATGATTGACGTAGAAAACTACGCTATCAACGGTTGGGGCGGTATTTTCCATCCGGTTAACTGGATGTCGGTTGCGGTTCCTTTAGGGCTGGTACCGGTAAGTGCAGCAGGTATGGACTTACTGTGGCTGTCTAAAGATAAGCAGCAAAAAGCGCTGGATTTCGTGCAGAGAGTTAAAGAGAAGGGCTGGTAA
- the plsB gene encoding glycerol-3-phosphate 1-O-acyltransferase PlsB: MSGWRKLYYKLLNIPIKMLVRSKCIPSDPIAELGLDTTRPILYVLPYNSKADLLTLRAQCLAQELPDPLEPYEIDGQLLPRYVFIHEGPRVFSYYAPKEESIKLFHDYLDLHRNHPDLDIQMVPVSVMFGRSPGREGHESHEAPRLRLFNGIQKFFVVMWLGRDSFVRFSQTVSLRYMADEHGTDKTIAQKLARVARMHFARQRLAATGPKLPMRQDLFNKLLTSKAIEKAVEEEAASKKISLTKAKQNAVDMMEEIAANFNYETLRVTDRVLSWTWNRLYQGIHVHNAERVRQLAQDGHGIVYAPSHRSHMDYLLLSYVLYHQGLVPPHIAAGINLNFWPAGPIFRRLGAFFIRRTFKGNKLYSTVFREYLGELFSRGYSVEYFVEGGRSRTGRLLEPKTGTLSMTIQAMLRGGNRPITVVPVYIGYEHVMEVGTYANELRGATKEKENLWQVVRTMRKLRNLGLGYVNFGEPIPLMTYLNQNVPNWRESIDPIETPRPNWLTPTVNQIASNLMININNAAAANAMNLCCTALLASRQRALTREQLLEQLDCYIQLLRNVPYAKDATVPSSTPEQMLEHALKMSKFEVEKDNAGEIIILAREQAVLMTYYRNNIHHMLVLPSLIASIVMHHDGISRQQIIEQVSLIYPLLREELFMHYSEEEVPAVIETLIDELERQNLIRQQAEGLLALTPSRIRTLQLLAAGVRETLQRYTITLSLLRNNPSINRGMLEKESRLLAQRLSVLHGINAPEFFDKAVFSTLVATLRTAGYINDVGDAVPENMQAMYDMLTRLMTPEVKLTIESVTVTSAESETPTE, from the coding sequence ATGTCTGGTTGGCGTAAACTTTACTATAAGCTATTGAATATACCAATAAAAATGCTGGTTCGTAGCAAGTGTATTCCTTCTGACCCCATCGCTGAATTGGGATTGGATACCACACGTCCAATACTATATGTCCTGCCCTATAACTCAAAAGCAGACCTGTTAACCCTACGAGCACAGTGTCTGGCTCAGGAATTACCCGATCCATTAGAACCTTATGAGATTGATGGTCAGCTACTACCCCGCTATGTTTTTATTCATGAAGGACCGCGAGTATTCAGCTATTACGCCCCTAAAGAAGAGTCGATAAAGCTATTCCACGATTATCTGGACCTGCACCGCAATCACCCCGATCTGGATATCCAGATGGTTCCAGTCTCGGTGATGTTTGGCCGTTCTCCTGGCCGCGAGGGTCATGAGAGCCATGAGGCTCCTCGCCTTCGACTGTTTAACGGTATCCAGAAATTTTTTGTCGTGATGTGGTTAGGCCGCGACAGCTTTGTACGCTTTTCCCAAACCGTTTCACTACGCTATATGGCAGATGAGCACGGCACCGATAAGACCATTGCTCAAAAACTGGCTCGCGTTGCCCGCATGCACTTTGCCAGACAGCGCCTTGCCGCAACCGGACCAAAGTTACCGATGCGTCAGGATCTGTTTAATAAATTACTAACCTCAAAAGCCATTGAAAAAGCGGTTGAGGAAGAAGCTGCATCCAAGAAGATATCGCTGACGAAAGCAAAACAGAACGCTGTCGATATGATGGAAGAGATTGCAGCCAACTTTAACTATGAAACACTACGAGTAACTGACCGGGTACTCAGTTGGACATGGAACCGACTCTATCAGGGTATTCATGTTCATAACGCCGAGCGAGTGCGTCAGTTAGCTCAGGATGGTCATGGTATTGTCTATGCGCCAAGCCACCGTAGCCATATGGACTATCTGCTGCTCTCTTATGTGCTTTATCATCAGGGGTTAGTACCACCGCACATTGCTGCCGGTATCAACCTTAACTTCTGGCCAGCGGGTCCTATTTTCCGTCGGCTGGGAGCGTTCTTTATTCGTCGTACGTTTAAAGGCAACAAGCTCTACTCTACCGTGTTTCGTGAATATCTGGGTGAATTATTCAGCCGTGGTTATTCCGTTGAATACTTTGTTGAGGGCGGACGCTCACGTACCGGTCGATTGCTGGAACCAAAAACCGGCACGCTGTCTATGACCATTCAGGCAATGTTACGCGGCGGTAATCGCCCAATCACTGTTGTGCCAGTGTATATCGGTTATGAACACGTAATGGAAGTGGGTACTTACGCCAACGAACTACGTGGAGCAACCAAAGAGAAAGAGAACCTCTGGCAGGTAGTTCGCACCATGCGTAAATTGCGTAATTTAGGGTTAGGCTATGTGAACTTTGGTGAACCTATTCCATTAATGACCTACCTGAATCAGAACGTACCAAACTGGAGAGAATCTATCGATCCGATAGAAACGCCAAGACCAAATTGGTTAACGCCGACCGTTAATCAAATTGCCAGTAACTTGATGATTAATATTAATAACGCAGCAGCAGCTAACGCCATGAACCTGTGCTGTACCGCGTTATTAGCTTCTCGCCAACGGGCTTTAACCCGTGAGCAACTGCTTGAACAACTTGATTGTTATATCCAACTACTGCGCAATGTACCTTATGCCAAAGACGCAACGGTTCCATCCAGTACACCAGAGCAAATGCTGGAACATGCGCTGAAAATGAGTAAGTTTGAGGTAGAGAAGGATAACGCCGGTGAGATCATCATATTAGCGCGTGAACAAGCAGTTCTGATGACTTACTACCGTAATAACATCCACCATATGCTGGTTCTGCCGTCGCTTATTGCCAGTATTGTGATGCATCACGATGGTATCTCTCGTCAGCAGATTATTGAGCAGGTTTCACTGATTTATCCACTGCTGCGTGAAGAACTGTTTATGCACTACAGCGAAGAAGAGGTACCCGCGGTAATTGAGACGCTGATTGATGAATTGGAACGTCAGAATCTGATTCGCCAACAGGCTGAGGGTTTACTGGCATTAACACCTTCCCGTATTCGTACGCTACAGTTACTGGCTGCCGGCGTTCGGGAAACATTACAGCGCTATACCATTACGCTTTCATTGCTGCGTAACAACCCAAGTATTAATCGTGGAATGCTGGAGAAAGAGAGCCGTTTGCTGGCTCAACGTCTCTCCGTCTTACACGGTATCAATGCGCCAGAATTCTTTGATAAAGCAGTATTCTCTACGCTGGTAGCAACACTGCGTACCGCGGGATATATCAATGATGTGGGTGATGCAGTTCCGGAAAATATGCAGGCTATGTATGACATGCTGACCCGCCTGATGACACCGGAAGTAAAACTGACGATTGAAAGTGTTACTGTCACATCGGCGGAAAGCGAAACGCCAACAGAGTAA
- a CDS encoding diacylglycerol kinase — protein sequence MNQVTGLTRIIKAAGYSWGGLRAAWKNEAAFRQEIVLLVVAIILACWLDVSIIERILLIGSVVLIVAFEIINSAIEAVVDRIGTERHELSGRAKDMGSAAVLIMILLALFVWVSVLWSHFSRYIS from the coding sequence ATGAACCAGGTGACAGGACTTACTCGTATCATTAAAGCAGCGGGATATTCGTGGGGGGGCCTACGGGCTGCCTGGAAAAATGAAGCTGCTTTTCGTCAGGAAATTGTGCTGCTGGTGGTCGCCATTATTCTGGCCTGCTGGCTGGATGTCTCCATCATTGAACGAATCTTACTGATTGGTTCTGTAGTGTTGATTGTGGCTTTTGAAATTATTAATAGTGCGATTGAAGCCGTCGTTGATCGTATTGGTACCGAACGCCATGAACTCTCAGGGCGGGCGAAGGATATGGGATCTGCTGCGGTACTGATTATGATATTACTGGCGTTGTTTGTCTGGGTTTCCGTACTTTGGAGTCATTTTTCTCGATATATCTCGTAA
- the lexA gene encoding transcriptional repressor LexA, translating to MKALTARQQQIYDLIRDHINQSGMPPTRAEIAQTLGFKSPNAAEEHLKALARKGVIEIINGASRGIRLLLETEDAGLPLIGRVAAGEPLLAQEHVESHYQIDPALFKPHADFLLRVSGMSMKDIGIMDGDLLAVHKTQDVRNGQVVVARIDDEVTVKRLKKQGNVVELLPENEEFSPIVVDLREQSLTIEGLAVGVIRNGDWM from the coding sequence ATGAAAGCACTAACCGCCAGACAGCAACAAATTTATGACCTGATTCGTGACCATATCAATCAGTCAGGGATGCCGCCGACTCGTGCAGAGATTGCCCAAACCTTAGGGTTTAAGTCACCCAATGCGGCGGAAGAACACTTAAAAGCTTTAGCCCGTAAAGGGGTCATCGAGATTATTAATGGGGCATCCAGAGGGATCCGTCTGCTACTGGAAACGGAAGATGCAGGTCTCCCGTTAATTGGTCGGGTTGCCGCAGGTGAGCCTTTACTGGCTCAGGAACATGTAGAAAGCCACTATCAGATCGACCCGGCGCTGTTTAAGCCACACGCCGACTTTTTACTGCGTGTTAGCGGTATGTCAATGAAAGATATTGGTATTATGGATGGCGATCTGCTTGCTGTGCATAAAACTCAGGATGTACGTAATGGTCAAGTCGTCGTTGCCCGTATTGATGATGAAGTTACGGTTAAGCGTCTGAAAAAACAGGGTAACGTAGTTGAGCTACTTCCTGAAAATGAAGAGTTTTCACCAATAGTGGTTGATTTACGTGAGCAGAGTTTGACCATTGAAGGGCTTGCCGTTGGTGTTATTCGTAACGGCGACTGGATGTAA
- the zur gene encoding zinc uptake transcriptional repressor Zur encodes MKSINIESMLTKAQKLCDQRAVRLTPQRRLALRLMAEQKNAISAYDLLDLLRISEPQAKPPTVYRALDFLLEQGFIHKIESTNSYVVCHHVGEPLHTSALFICDNCGLVTEHHAEGIDQLLKELAEKSHFTIQHSVLETHGICSQCANKAE; translated from the coding sequence ATGAAATCAATCAATATTGAGTCTATGCTGACAAAAGCCCAGAAGCTGTGCGATCAGCGAGCAGTTCGCTTAACTCCCCAGCGACGTCTGGCGTTACGCTTAATGGCGGAACAGAAGAATGCCATTAGTGCCTATGACTTATTGGATTTACTGCGTATCTCTGAACCCCAGGCCAAACCTCCAACGGTCTATCGCGCCCTCGATTTTTTACTTGAACAGGGTTTTATTCATAAAATCGAATCCACCAATAGCTATGTCGTTTGTCACCATGTAGGCGAGCCATTACACACTTCCGCCCTGTTCATTTGTGATAACTGTGGATTAGTCACTGAGCATCACGCAGAAGGGATCGATCAACTACTTAAAGAACTGGCAGAGAAAAGCCATTTCACCATTCAACATAGCGTACTCGAAACCCATGGCATTTGTTCACAATGTGCGAATAAAGCAGAATAA
- the dusA gene encoding tRNA dihydrouridine(20/20a) synthase DusA, with the protein MNSDKSTQYPMQRFSVAPMLDWTDRHCRYFHRLLSGQTLLYTEMVTTGAILFGKGDYLAYSQQEQPVALQLGGSEPQALAECAKRAEALGYNEINLNAGCPSDRVQNGRFGACLMAEPELVAECVSAMKQAVSIPVTVKTRIGIDDSDNYEFLQRFITIVSEQSGCDNFTLHARKAWLSGLSPKENREIPPLDYSRVYLVKQEFPHLTIAINGGIKTLEEAKEHLQHVDGVMMGREAYQNPGILAQVDSEIFGIERELPQATDVVEAMYPYIEQELSKGTYLGHITRHMLGLFQGIPGARQFRRHLSENAHKAGADVEVLRQALAMVTGKSS; encoded by the coding sequence ATGAATTCTGATAAATCAACACAATACCCTATGCAGCGCTTTTCCGTTGCTCCTATGCTTGACTGGACCGATCGCCATTGCCGCTATTTTCACCGGTTACTTAGCGGGCAAACTCTGCTGTATACCGAGATGGTCACTACTGGTGCCATTCTGTTTGGTAAGGGCGATTATCTTGCATACAGCCAGCAAGAGCAGCCGGTTGCGTTGCAGTTGGGAGGAAGTGAACCTCAGGCGCTGGCTGAATGCGCTAAACGTGCGGAAGCATTAGGCTATAACGAGATTAATCTGAACGCGGGCTGTCCTTCCGATCGGGTACAAAACGGGCGCTTTGGTGCTTGCCTGATGGCGGAACCTGAGCTGGTGGCAGAATGTGTTAGCGCAATGAAACAGGCGGTTTCCATACCGGTAACGGTAAAAACCCGGATTGGTATTGATGATTCAGATAATTATGAGTTTTTGCAGCGTTTTATCACTATTGTTTCAGAGCAGAGTGGCTGTGATAATTTCACGCTTCATGCGCGTAAGGCCTGGCTATCGGGTTTAAGCCCAAAAGAAAACCGGGAAATACCGCCACTGGATTACTCTCGAGTCTATTTAGTTAAACAAGAGTTTCCTCATCTGACCATAGCCATTAACGGTGGTATTAAAACGTTGGAAGAAGCTAAAGAGCATCTGCAACATGTTGATGGCGTGATGATGGGGCGTGAAGCCTATCAAAACCCGGGCATACTGGCGCAGGTTGATAGTGAAATCTTTGGTATTGAGCGAGAGCTTCCTCAGGCCACAGATGTGGTCGAGGCGATGTATCCCTACATTGAGCAAGAGCTGTCTAAAGGCACTTACCTGGGACATATTACTCGTCATATGTTGGGGCTGTTTCAGGGAATTCCCGGCGCGCGTCAGTTCCGTCGTCATTTAAGTGAGAATGCCCATAAAGCCGGAGCGGATGTTGAAGTATTGCGGCAGGCGCTGGCGATGGTAACCGGAAAATCCAGTTAA
- a CDS encoding aldo/keto reductase: MKYVRFGSTGIKVSPICLGCMTYGSPEWREWVLDENGTRPFIKKALDLGINFFDTADMYSRGASEEVLGKTLLKIVPRDDVVIASKVFNPMSDNPNDRGLSRKHILKSIDASLKRLGTDYLDLYIIHRFDPETSIEETIEALDTVVRSGKARYIGASSMHAWQFMRMLSLQEQHGLAKFVSMQNHYNLIYREEEREMLPLCEEMGIAVTPWSPLARGVLTGSRKNQTIRATTDTPAHNWYNHQAEEDAIVNAVEQVATARGVPPAQVALAWVRHRKVVTSPIIGASKPHHLDDAVAALSLTLSDEEVAILEAPYRPRNLAGHE; encoded by the coding sequence ATGAAATACGTCCGCTTTGGTTCCACAGGTATTAAAGTCTCCCCTATCTGTCTGGGCTGTATGACCTATGGCAGCCCGGAATGGCGGGAATGGGTACTGGATGAAAATGGCACTCGTCCTTTTATCAAAAAGGCGCTGGATCTTGGCATCAACTTTTTTGACACTGCAGATATGTATTCCCGTGGTGCCAGCGAAGAGGTTTTAGGTAAAACATTGCTGAAAATAGTTCCACGTGACGACGTGGTCATCGCCAGCAAAGTGTTTAATCCAATGAGTGATAACCCTAACGATCGTGGGCTGTCCCGTAAGCATATTTTGAAAAGTATTGATGCCTCACTGAAGCGTCTGGGAACCGATTACCTCGATCTGTATATCATTCATCGCTTCGACCCTGAAACTTCAATTGAAGAAACCATTGAAGCGCTGGATACCGTAGTACGCTCCGGAAAAGCCAGATACATCGGCGCATCATCAATGCACGCCTGGCAGTTTATGCGCATGTTATCCCTGCAAGAGCAGCATGGGCTGGCAAAATTTGTCTCAATGCAGAATCATTACAACCTGATTTATCGCGAAGAAGAGCGTGAAATGTTACCGCTTTGCGAAGAGATGGGGATTGCCGTTACCCCCTGGTCTCCACTGGCTCGCGGAGTATTAACCGGATCCAGAAAGAATCAAACTATCCGGGCCACCACCGATACGCCAGCACATAATTGGTATAACCATCAGGCAGAAGAAGACGCCATCGTTAACGCAGTGGAACAGGTGGCTACCGCCCGTGGAGTGCCTCCTGCGCAGGTGGCACTAGCCTGGGTGAGACATCGTAAAGTGGTGACCTCACCAATTATTGGGGCATCCAAGCCGCATCATCTGGACGATGCGGTTGCTGCACTGTCATTAACGTTAAGCGATGAAGAAGTAGCTATACTGGAAGCACCATACCGGCCAAGAAATCTGGCGGGTCACGAGTAA
- a CDS encoding MerR family transcriptional regulator, producing MKIGTLAKKTGLSPHTLRYYERIGLLPVVYRDSSGQRDYDQRVLDRLEFLSKLRTTGMPLRDMQLYAELVTQGESTADLRRQLLEQHRQQVRHRLAELQSCLLVIDKKIDGYCNNSHTITDTTGDPK from the coding sequence ATGAAAATTGGCACACTGGCAAAAAAGACTGGCTTATCTCCCCATACGCTTCGCTATTACGAACGCATCGGCTTGTTGCCGGTAGTTTATCGGGATAGCAGTGGGCAAAGAGATTACGACCAACGAGTGCTGGACCGCCTTGAGTTCCTCAGCAAATTGAGGACCACAGGAATGCCTTTGCGCGATATGCAACTGTATGCAGAACTGGTAACTCAAGGTGAGAGCACTGCCGATCTACGCCGACAGTTACTGGAGCAACATCGCCAACAGGTTAGGCACCGACTAGCTGAATTACAAAGCTGTCTGCTGGTGATTGATAAAAAAATTGATGGTTACTGCAACAACAGTCACACGATTACTGATACAACAGGAGATCCCAAATGA
- a CDS encoding YfbM family protein, with protein MGIQACYMAIDEDGLNHLIDLDEVDLVDELEELEEHNDTLDIGKMWDGLHFILTGSSASEPLEDDPLSDAIVGIHILDEENFIAAIGNNELPPVIAALKQLDLVGLKSRFDPQQLSEAEIYPDIWTSEPKDSLYAELEQALTELINFYQRCLDNNMHVVVSIY; from the coding sequence ATGGGAATACAAGCCTGCTATATGGCCATTGATGAAGATGGTCTGAACCACCTGATAGATCTCGATGAAGTCGATCTGGTTGATGAACTGGAAGAGCTGGAAGAGCACAACGACACGCTGGATATCGGAAAAATGTGGGATGGTCTGCATTTCATACTGACCGGCAGCTCCGCCAGTGAACCTCTGGAAGATGACCCGTTAAGCGATGCCATAGTTGGTATTCATATCCTGGATGAAGAGAACTTTATTGCCGCCATCGGAAATAACGAACTCCCCCCAGTCATTGCCGCGCTGAAACAACTCGATTTGGTCGGCTTGAAATCCCGCTTTGATCCTCAGCAATTAAGTGAGGCTGAGATCTATCCTGACATCTGGACTTCAGAGCCCAAAGATTCACTGTATGCTGAATTAGAACAGGCATTAACGGAACTGATAAATTTTTACCAGCGCTGTCTGGATAATAATATGCATGTCGTTGTAAGTATTTACTAA
- a CDS encoding quinone oxidoreductase, giving the protein MAKRIEFAANGGPEVLKYVDFTPRQPADNEVLVANKAVGINYIDTYVRSGLYPTPSLPSGLGTEAAGIVEKVGAGVTHINVGDRVVYAQSPLGAYSDYHCVAADKVAKLPDAISFEQAAASFLKGLTVYYLLHMTYQVKPGETILFHAAAGGVGKIACQWAKALGVKLIGTVGSAEKAAQAKQDGAWATINYQEEDIAKRVSELTNSEKVNVVYDSVGKSTWLASLDCLRPHGLMVSFGNASGPVTGVDLGILNQKGGLYVTRPSLGNYITTKQLLQHAANELFSMIASGAINVDVASTQQFPLKDAVRAHQALESRLTSGSSLLIP; this is encoded by the coding sequence ATGGCTAAACGTATTGAATTTGCTGCAAATGGTGGCCCGGAAGTACTGAAATATGTCGATTTTACTCCCAGACAACCGGCCGACAATGAAGTATTAGTCGCCAACAAGGCTGTCGGTATTAACTATATTGATACCTATGTTCGTAGCGGCCTTTATCCAACACCTTCACTGCCATCAGGACTAGGTACAGAAGCGGCAGGCATCGTAGAAAAAGTAGGGGCTGGGGTCACGCATATTAACGTTGGCGATCGGGTTGTTTATGCCCAATCACCATTAGGCGCTTATAGCGACTACCACTGCGTAGCAGCAGATAAAGTGGCTAAACTCCCGGATGCTATCTCATTTGAACAGGCGGCAGCGTCCTTCCTTAAAGGGCTAACAGTTTATTACTTACTGCATATGACCTATCAGGTAAAACCAGGAGAAACCATTTTGTTCCACGCCGCTGCCGGAGGCGTAGGTAAAATTGCCTGTCAGTGGGCAAAAGCGCTGGGCGTTAAACTGATTGGTACTGTTGGTTCTGCCGAAAAAGCAGCCCAGGCTAAGCAAGATGGAGCCTGGGCCACCATTAACTATCAGGAAGAGGATATTGCCAAACGCGTATCAGAACTGACCAACAGTGAGAAAGTGAACGTTGTCTATGACTCAGTGGGTAAATCAACCTGGCTTGCTTCACTGGACTGCTTGCGCCCACATGGGTTGATGGTGAGTTTTGGTAATGCTTCAGGTCCGGTTACCGGCGTGGATTTAGGCATTCTTAATCAAAAAGGCGGACTGTATGTTACCCGACCATCACTGGGTAACTACATTACTACCAAGCAACTATTACAACATGCAGCCAACGAACTGTTTTCTATGATTGCCAGCGGCGCTATCAATGTGGATGTCGCATCAACGCAACAGTTCCCGCTTAAAGATGCTGTACGGGCTCATCAGGCATTAGAAAGTCGGCTAACTTCAGGCTCCAGCCTGCTGATACCCTGA